One Skermanella sp. TT6 genomic window, TCTGCCGCGGACTCGCGCCCAGGATGGAGGGGCGCGTGCTCGCCAAGGTCGAGCAGCGCCGCCCCAATCTCCGCATCCCGTTCCCCGAGCGCATGGTCGAGCGGCTGACCGGCCGGCGGGTCGTCACCGTCCGGCGGCGCGCCAAGTACATCCTGATCCGCCTGGACGACGGCCAGGTGCTGATCGTCCATCTCGGCATGTCCGGCCGCATGACCGTCGGCCGCGACCTGGGGCCGCCGCTGCCCCACGACCATGTCCTGCTGACCACCGACGACGGGTCCGAGATCCGCTTCAACGACGCCCGCCGGTTCGGCCTGATGGCGCTGACGGCGGAGGACGAGCTGGACCGCCACCCCCTGCTGGCCTCCCTGGGGCCGGAGCCGCTGGGCAACGGGTTCGACGCCGGGACGCTGTCCGACGCGCTCAGGTCGAAGATCACGCCGATCAAGGCGGCGCTGCTCGACCAGACCGTGGTCGCCGGCCTGGGCAACATCTATGTGTGCGAGGCGCTGTTCCGGTCCGGCATCAGCCCCCGGCGGATCGCCGCCACCGTGGCCGGCCGCCGCGCCGAGCGGCTGGTGCCGGCCATCCGCGAGGTCCTGACGCGGGCGATCGAGGCCGGCGGCTCGACGCTCCGCGACTATGTCCAGTCCTCCGGCGAACTGGGCTATTTCCAGCACCAGTTCGCGGTCTACGACCGAGAGGGGCAGGCCTGCCCCGGCTGCACCTGCGATGTCGAGCGCACCGGCGGGGTGCAGCGGATCGTGCAGGCCAACCGCTCGACTTTCTATTGTCCGCGACGGCAGCGCTGATGTATCGCTAGGGCCCATGCCGCGCCGTCCGGTTCTCCTTTCCGCGGCCCTCGCCGCCGTCCTGCTCCAGGTCCAGCCCCCCG contains:
- the mutM gene encoding bifunctional DNA-formamidopyrimidine glycosylase/DNA-(apurinic or apyrimidinic site) lyase — its product is MPELPEVETVCRGLAPRMEGRVLAKVEQRRPNLRIPFPERMVERLTGRRVVTVRRRAKYILIRLDDGQVLIVHLGMSGRMTVGRDLGPPLPHDHVLLTTDDGSEIRFNDARRFGLMALTAEDELDRHPLLASLGPEPLGNGFDAGTLSDALRSKITPIKAALLDQTVVAGLGNIYVCEALFRSGISPRRIAATVAGRRAERLVPAIREVLTRAIEAGGSTLRDYVQSSGELGYFQHQFAVYDREGQACPGCTCDVERTGGVQRIVQANRSTFYCPRRQR